Proteins from a single region of Diaphorobacter limosus:
- a CDS encoding BMP family ABC transporter substrate-binding protein, giving the protein MTDLHKRSLFKLAALSAVAATALMGCGKKEEAAPAAPAPAPAAAPAAKAEPLKIAFAYVGPVGDGGWSYAHDQARKKLEAEFGDKIQTSYVESVPEGPDAERVLRDLVTQGNKLIFGTTFGYMDVMQKLAGEFPDVKFEHATGYKTSANMRIYDSRTYEGAYLAGIIAGAMTKTNTLGVVGSVPIPEVLRNLNSFTLGAQSVNPKIKTKVVWVNEWFSPPKETEAATSLINGGADVLFQNTDSPAVLKTAQEKGKRAFGWDSDMTAYGPKAHLGSAVINWAPYYIKATRDVLDGSWATAQNWWGVKEGAIDLVSIAEDVPADIKAKVDAAKAGLKDGSFVIWKGPIVDNTGKTVLDKDAAADDKFLTGINFYVQGVDGQVPGGDKK; this is encoded by the coding sequence ATGACCGATCTGCACAAGCGCTCCCTGTTCAAGCTGGCCGCCCTGTCGGCCGTCGCCGCCACCGCACTGATGGGCTGCGGCAAGAAGGAAGAGGCCGCGCCGGCCGCCCCCGCCCCCGCGCCCGCGGCGGCACCCGCGGCCAAGGCCGAGCCGCTGAAGATCGCCTTTGCCTATGTCGGCCCGGTGGGCGACGGCGGCTGGTCCTATGCCCATGACCAGGCGCGCAAGAAGCTCGAGGCCGAGTTTGGCGACAAGATCCAGACCTCTTACGTGGAAAGCGTACCCGAGGGCCCGGACGCCGAGCGCGTGCTACGCGACCTGGTCACGCAGGGCAACAAGCTGATCTTTGGCACCACCTTCGGCTACATGGACGTGATGCAGAAGCTGGCCGGCGAGTTTCCGGACGTGAAGTTCGAGCACGCCACCGGCTACAAGACCAGCGCCAACATGCGCATTTACGACAGCCGCACCTACGAGGGTGCCTACCTCGCTGGCATCATCGCCGGCGCCATGACCAAGACCAATACCCTGGGCGTGGTCGGCTCGGTGCCCATCCCCGAGGTGCTGCGCAACTTGAACAGCTTCACCCTGGGCGCACAAAGCGTGAACCCGAAGATCAAGACCAAGGTGGTCTGGGTCAACGAATGGTTCAGCCCGCCGAAGGAGACCGAGGCCGCCACCAGCCTCATCAACGGCGGCGCCGACGTGCTGTTCCAGAACACCGACTCGCCCGCCGTGCTCAAGACCGCGCAGGAAAAGGGCAAGCGTGCCTTCGGCTGGGACAGCGACATGACCGCCTACGGCCCCAAGGCCCACCTGGGCTCGGCCGTCATCAACTGGGCGCCGTACTACATCAAGGCCACGCGCGACGTGCTGGACGGCAGCTGGGCCACGGCACAGAACTGGTGGGGCGTGAAGGAGGGCGCCATCGACCTGGTGTCCATCGCCGAGGATGTGCCCGCCGACATCAAGGCCAAGGTGGATGCCGCCAAGGCCGGTCTGAAGGACGGCAGCTTCGTGATCTGGAAGGGCCCCATCGTGGACAACACCGGCAAGACCGTGCTGGACAAGGACGCTGCGGCCGATGACAAATTCCTCACCGGCATCAACTTCTACGTCCAGGGCGTGGACGGCCAGGTGCCGGGCGGCGACAAGAAGTAA
- a CDS encoding BMP family ABC transporter substrate-binding protein: MQHLNKRTLLKTAALSAIALAALAGCGKKEEAAAPAAAPAPAAAPAADKLKIAFMYVSPIGDGGWTFQHDLGRKAIQEKFGDKIETSFVESVPESADAERVMRDMAGQGNKLIFATSFGYQEFVQKVAADLPDVKFEHATGYKQAANVATYDTKTFEGAYLAGIVAGGMSKTKTVGVVASVPIPEVVRNINSFVLGAQSVDPSIKAKVVWVNEWFSPPKEAEAATSLINGGVDVMYQNTNSPAVLKTAEERGMRAFGKDGDMSAFAPKAHLGSAVIDWTPYYTKVVTDILGGQWQSGNFWWGVKEGAIDLLKIADDVPQDIKDRVAKARAGLKDGSFAVWTGPVKDNTGKELLGAGQVADDKFLTGINFYVAGVEGKVPGTEGK; this comes from the coding sequence ATGCAGCACCTGAACAAACGCACCCTGCTCAAAACCGCCGCCCTGTCGGCCATTGCACTGGCGGCACTGGCCGGCTGCGGCAAGAAGGAAGAGGCCGCCGCACCGGCCGCCGCTCCCGCTCCCGCCGCCGCGCCCGCGGCCGACAAGCTGAAGATCGCCTTCATGTACGTCAGCCCGATTGGCGACGGCGGCTGGACTTTCCAGCATGACCTGGGGCGCAAGGCCATCCAGGAAAAGTTCGGCGACAAGATCGAAACCTCCTTCGTCGAGAGCGTGCCCGAGAGCGCCGACGCCGAGCGCGTGATGCGTGACATGGCGGGCCAGGGCAACAAGCTGATCTTTGCCACCAGCTTTGGCTACCAGGAGTTCGTGCAAAAGGTGGCGGCCGATCTGCCGGACGTGAAGTTCGAGCACGCCACCGGCTACAAGCAGGCCGCCAACGTGGCCACCTATGACACCAAGACCTTCGAGGGTGCGTATCTCGCCGGCATCGTCGCCGGCGGTATGAGCAAGACCAAGACCGTGGGCGTGGTGGCATCCGTGCCCATCCCCGAGGTGGTGCGCAACATCAACAGCTTTGTGCTGGGCGCGCAGAGCGTCGATCCGTCGATCAAGGCCAAGGTGGTCTGGGTCAACGAATGGTTCAGCCCGCCGAAGGAGGCCGAGGCCGCCACCAGCCTGATCAACGGCGGCGTGGACGTGATGTACCAGAACACCAACTCGCCCGCGGTGCTCAAGACCGCCGAGGAGCGCGGCATGCGCGCCTTTGGCAAGGACGGCGACATGAGCGCCTTTGCGCCCAAGGCGCACCTGGGCTCGGCCGTGATCGACTGGACGCCGTACTACACCAAGGTGGTCACCGACATCCTGGGCGGCCAGTGGCAAAGCGGCAACTTCTGGTGGGGCGTGAAGGAAGGCGCCATCGACCTGCTGAAGATCGCCGACGACGTGCCCCAGGACATCAAGGACCGCGTGGCCAAGGCCCGCGCCGGCTTGAAGGACGGCAGCTTCGCCGTCTGGACCGGCCCGGTGAAGGACAACACCGGCAAGGAACTGCTGGGCGCCGGCCAGGTGGCGGACGACAAGTTCCTCACCGGCATCAATTTCTATGTGGCGGGCGTGGAGGGCAAGGTGCCCGGCACCGAAGGCAAGTAA
- a CDS encoding ABC transporter permease — translation MESYALLLGSTLSAGTVLAIAALGLLINEKAGIVNLGAEGMMLCAAIAAFATVVHTGSFALGLLAGMAAGALLAALFGWLVIWLGTNQYATGLALSLFGVGFSAFVGIGYVQARLPDTPKFAWPVLGELPVLGQALFRLHPLVYLTMVLALFMVWFLFRTRAGLVLRSVGESPQSAHALGYPVRRIRLAAVMAGGALCGLAGAYVSTVYTPLWVEGMVAGRGWIALALTTFATWRPARVLLGAYLFGGVTMLQFHLQASGVHVASQLLSMLPYLATIVVLVLISRNPTWIRANMPASLGKAFHPGS, via the coding sequence ATGGAATCGTACGCATTGCTGCTGGGCAGCACGCTGAGCGCCGGCACCGTGCTGGCCATTGCTGCGCTGGGTCTCTTGATCAACGAAAAAGCCGGCATCGTGAATCTGGGGGCCGAGGGCATGATGCTGTGCGCCGCCATCGCCGCCTTTGCCACCGTGGTGCATACCGGCAGCTTTGCGCTGGGCCTGCTGGCCGGCATGGCCGCGGGCGCGCTGCTGGCGGCGCTGTTTGGCTGGCTGGTGATCTGGCTGGGCACCAACCAGTACGCCACCGGGCTGGCGCTGTCGCTGTTTGGCGTGGGGTTCTCGGCCTTCGTGGGCATTGGCTACGTGCAGGCCAGGCTGCCGGATACGCCCAAGTTTGCCTGGCCCGTGCTGGGCGAGTTGCCCGTGCTGGGGCAGGCGCTGTTTCGGCTGCATCCGCTGGTGTATCTGACCATGGTGTTGGCGCTGTTCATGGTGTGGTTTCTGTTCCGCACGCGCGCCGGCCTGGTGCTGCGCTCGGTGGGTGAATCGCCCCAGTCGGCCCATGCGCTGGGCTACCCGGTGCGCCGCATACGCCTGGCCGCCGTCATGGCCGGCGGGGCGCTGTGCGGCTTGGCGGGTGCTTATGTCTCCACGGTCTATACGCCGCTGTGGGTCGAAGGCATGGTGGCTGGGCGCGGCTGGATCGCGCTGGCGCTGACCACCTTTGCCACCTGGCGGCCGGCGCGCGTGCTGCTGGGGGCCTATTTGTTTGGCGGCGTGACCATGCTGCAGTTCCACCTGCAGGCATCGGGCGTGCACGTGGCCAGCCAGCTGCTGTCCATGCTGCCCTATCTGGCCACTATCGTGGTGCTGGTGTTGATCTCGCGCAACCCGACCTGGATTCGTGCCAATATGCCGGCCTCGCTGGGCAAGGCCTTCCACCCCGGCAGCTGA
- a CDS encoding ABC transporter permease: MLKLEARPQASRLWAYGSPLLALAITVLIGVALFAALGKDPLRGLQVFFWEPIKSPYALGELALKATPLLLIALGLAVCFRSNVWNIGAEGQFVIGAVAAGGVALLADKGTGPWIVPAILVAGVLGGMAWAGITALLRDRFNANEILVSLMLVYVATLLLGYLVYGPWKDPMGYNFPQTKMFERVTQMPKLFAGSRVTIGLPLALIGVALLWAFLFRTRAGFALQVGGLAPAAARYAGFSSRRALWTALLISGGTAGLAGALDVAGPIGQLTPFVPAGYGFAAIIVAFVGRLHPVGMVFSALLMSMFYIGGELAQSRLGLPKSLTGVFQGLLLFTLLACDTLIAYRLRWVATQKGLA; encoded by the coding sequence ATGCTCAAGCTTGAGGCGCGGCCCCAGGCCTCGCGCCTGTGGGCCTATGGCTCGCCGTTGCTGGCGCTGGCGATCACGGTGCTGATCGGCGTGGCGCTGTTCGCCGCGCTGGGCAAGGACCCGCTGCGCGGCCTACAGGTGTTCTTCTGGGAGCCCATCAAGTCGCCCTATGCGCTGGGCGAGCTGGCGCTGAAGGCCACGCCGCTGCTGCTCATAGCCCTGGGTCTGGCGGTGTGCTTTCGCTCCAATGTCTGGAACATCGGTGCCGAGGGGCAGTTCGTCATCGGCGCCGTGGCCGCCGGGGGCGTGGCGCTGCTGGCCGACAAGGGCACGGGGCCGTGGATCGTGCCGGCCATCCTGGTGGCGGGCGTGCTTGGCGGCATGGCCTGGGCGGGCATCACGGCGCTCTTGCGCGACCGCTTCAATGCCAACGAAATTCTGGTCAGCCTGATGCTGGTCTATGTGGCCACGCTGCTGCTCGGCTACCTGGTCTATGGGCCGTGGAAGGACCCGATGGGCTACAACTTTCCGCAGACCAAGATGTTCGAGCGCGTGACGCAGATGCCCAAGCTGTTTGCCGGCTCGCGCGTGACCATCGGCCTGCCGCTGGCGCTCATCGGCGTGGCGCTGCTGTGGGCCTTTCTGTTTCGCACGCGCGCCGGCTTTGCGCTGCAGGTGGGCGGGCTGGCGCCGGCGGCGGCGCGCTACGCGGGCTTTTCGTCGCGGCGCGCGCTGTGGACGGCGCTCTTGATATCGGGCGGCACGGCCGGCCTGGCCGGCGCGCTGGATGTCGCCGGGCCGATCGGTCAGCTCACACCCTTCGTGCCGGCGGGCTACGGCTTTGCGGCCATCATCGTGGCCTTCGTGGGGCGACTGCACCCGGTGGGCATGGTGTTTTCGGCCCTGCTGATGAGCATGTTCTACATCGGCGGCGAGCTGGCGCAGTCGCGCCTGGGCCTGCCCAAATCGCTGACCGGCGTGTTCCAGGGCCTGCTGCTGTTCACGCTGCTGGCCTGCGACACGCTGATCGCCTACCGCCTGCGCTGGGTGGCAACGCAGAAGGGGCTGGCTTGA
- a CDS encoding ABC transporter ATP-binding protein: MNPPPQSDAAAMPTRAAPRLQLAGITKRYPAVLANDAISLTVQPGEVHAVLGENGAGKSTLMKIIYGAVKPDAGQMLFDGRPVQVKNPQEARQLGIAMVFQHFSLFDTLTVAENVWLGQDRRLPLAEVARRISATAAEYGLDIDPQRPVHTLSVGEMQRVEIIRALLTAPRLLILDEPTSVLTPQAVDKLFVVLRKLASEGCSILYISHKLHEIRELCSACTVMRAGRVTGVCNPAQESNASLSRLMIGAEPPRLTHRALSAGEVVLHTRNLSLPATDPFGVPLLAIDLDVRAGEVVGIAGISGNGQKELLYALSGEDQRAQPAMVQLAGKNAGRLSPRRRRALGLHFVPEERLGRGAVPSMSLAHNLLLTRGNAVGRGGWLRMGQLQHQARAIIERFHVKAGGPNAPAQSLSGGNLQKFIVGREIDAAPRLLIVSQPTWGVDVGAAAQIRGEILQLRDKGCAVLVISEELDELFEICDRLHVLAKGRLSPSVPRAEATVARIGEWMSGLWHADVQQHLGAGGADQGGGHAQA, translated from the coding sequence ATGAATCCACCCCCCCAATCTGATGCCGCCGCCATGCCCACGCGGGCGGCGCCGCGGCTGCAGTTGGCGGGCATCACCAAGCGCTACCCGGCCGTGCTGGCCAACGACGCCATATCGCTCACCGTGCAGCCCGGCGAGGTGCATGCCGTGCTGGGCGAGAACGGCGCCGGCAAGTCCACCTTGATGAAGATCATCTACGGCGCCGTCAAGCCCGACGCCGGGCAGATGCTGTTCGACGGCCGGCCCGTGCAGGTGAAGAACCCACAGGAGGCGCGCCAGCTCGGCATTGCCATGGTGTTCCAGCATTTCAGCCTGTTCGACACCCTGACCGTGGCCGAGAACGTCTGGCTGGGCCAGGACAGGCGCCTGCCACTGGCCGAGGTGGCGCGCCGCATCAGCGCCACGGCGGCCGAGTACGGGCTGGACATTGACCCGCAGCGGCCCGTGCACACCCTCTCGGTGGGCGAGATGCAGCGCGTGGAGATCATCCGTGCGCTGCTCACCGCGCCCAGGCTGCTGATCCTGGACGAGCCCACTTCGGTGCTCACGCCGCAGGCCGTGGACAAGCTCTTCGTGGTGCTGAGAAAGCTGGCCAGCGAGGGCTGCTCCATCCTCTACATCAGCCACAAGCTGCACGAGATCCGCGAGCTGTGCAGCGCCTGCACGGTGATGCGCGCGGGCCGGGTGACGGGCGTGTGCAACCCGGCGCAGGAGTCCAACGCCTCGCTGTCGCGCCTGATGATTGGCGCCGAGCCGCCACGGCTGACGCACCGCGCGCTGAGCGCGGGCGAAGTGGTGCTGCACACGCGCAACCTGAGCTTGCCGGCCACCGACCCGTTTGGCGTGCCGCTGCTGGCCATCGACCTGGATGTGCGCGCCGGCGAGGTGGTGGGCATTGCCGGCATCTCGGGCAACGGGCAGAAGGAGCTGCTCTACGCGCTGTCGGGCGAAGACCAGCGCGCGCAACCGGCCATGGTGCAACTGGCGGGCAAGAACGCCGGCCGCCTGAGCCCGCGGCGCCGGCGCGCCCTGGGCCTGCACTTCGTGCCCGAGGAGCGCCTGGGCCGTGGCGCCGTGCCCAGCATGAGCCTGGCGCACAACCTGCTGCTCACGCGCGGCAACGCGGTGGGCCGGGGCGGCTGGCTGCGCATGGGGCAGCTGCAGCACCAGGCGCGCGCCATCATCGAGCGCTTCCATGTCAAGGCCGGTGGGCCGAATGCGCCGGCCCAGTCGCTGTCGGGCGGCAACCTGCAGAAGTTCATCGTCGGCCGCGAGATCGACGCCGCGCCCAGGCTGCTCATCGTCAGCCAGCCCACCTGGGGCGTGGACGTGGGCGCGGCGGCGCAGATCCGTGGCGAAATACTGCAGCTGCGCGACAAGGGCTGCGCGGTGCTGGTCATCAGCGAGGAGTTGGACGAATTGTTCGAGATCTGTGACCGCCTGCATGTGCTGGCCAAGGGGCGGCTGTCGCCCAGCGTGCCGCGTGCCGAGGCGACGGTGGCGCGCATAGGCGAATGGATGAGCGGCCTGTGGCATGCCGATGTGCAGCAGCACCTGGGCGCTGGCGGCGCAGATCAGGGGGGCGGCCATGCTCAAGCTTGA
- a CDS encoding sensor domain-containing diguanylate cyclase: MNLPAHQPAAWEPEAEESTASGWFPGPLVRKLLLVALAAIALSGSLAAWWVSHAMGQEAMDRLVSQQNDEVELVARLLASKIEQSQKVLSTVAEGITPEILESPASLGWLLQQGLPAVRFFDAIQVARKDGTLSVNLRYGRLAKASDLDPTERDYLVRTLVNGKPLVSGLIGNSPTDARVMFTMPLLRGEGRVMGVVSGVLRLQSQGLLPHSLSLPERSDSRLVIFTRDGVILSHPNLERVLGQVSDEPGLAQAYADWRAAGQTFAGGAAAQPQADHVVSLAGVPMPQWMVARVSDAQSMLAPLQQAQRRAWGQVAVAAGGVCLLATLFMLWLARPLTLLRLRVRAALEADERSASTAEGADEPWPRSSGEVDDVVRVCTRLLEGRRKSQRGADTLVRQLQAVLEHVPLGIAVTRAEQVEVVSQQVCRLLGHAPQELQGRNLIDLLAPHEDGLDTAQQVHEAFAAHGAFDGELPLLRKDGSVLWGHVRGQLVQPGEPGRGVVWTVQDCTAEREARAQQAWESSHDALTQLLDHGEFERRLRVLLAERAQRAAQPGALAPEQGVLLFMDVDHFTVVNDLAGRAVADDVLRRLARLLEAEVQRSGWAARLGGDEFAVLLPASSLANGQAVAERLRATVRAWEPAYQGRSFTLGLSIGLVPLAPGLRDAAAVLHAADMACYEAQCAGRNRVHLGAVRVRA; the protein is encoded by the coding sequence ATGAACTTGCCTGCGCATCAACCCGCGGCGTGGGAGCCGGAGGCTGAGGAATCGACGGCCTCGGGCTGGTTCCCCGGGCCGCTGGTGCGCAAGCTGCTTCTGGTGGCGCTGGCCGCCATTGCACTGTCTGGCTCGCTTGCTGCCTGGTGGGTCTCGCATGCCATGGGCCAGGAGGCCATGGACAGGCTGGTGAGCCAGCAGAACGACGAGGTGGAGTTGGTCGCGCGCCTGCTGGCGAGCAAGATCGAGCAGAGCCAGAAGGTGCTGTCCACCGTGGCCGAGGGCATCACGCCGGAGATACTTGAATCGCCCGCGTCGCTGGGCTGGCTGCTGCAGCAGGGCCTGCCGGCGGTGCGCTTCTTCGATGCCATCCAGGTGGCGCGCAAGGACGGCACCCTGAGCGTGAATCTGCGCTATGGCCGGCTGGCCAAGGCCTCGGATCTCGACCCCACCGAGCGCGACTACCTGGTGCGCACCCTGGTCAACGGCAAGCCGCTGGTGTCGGGCCTGATCGGCAATAGCCCGACCGATGCGCGTGTGATGTTCACCATGCCGCTGCTGCGCGGCGAGGGGCGGGTCATGGGCGTCGTGTCGGGCGTGCTGCGGCTGCAGTCGCAGGGCTTGCTGCCGCATTCGCTGTCGTTGCCGGAACGCAGCGATTCACGGCTGGTCATTTTCACGCGCGACGGGGTCATCCTGTCGCACCCGAATCTGGAGCGTGTGCTGGGCCAGGTGAGCGATGAGCCCGGCCTGGCCCAGGCCTATGCCGATTGGCGCGCTGCCGGGCAAACATTCGCGGGTGGCGCGGCCGCGCAGCCGCAGGCCGATCATGTGGTCAGCCTGGCCGGCGTGCCCATGCCGCAGTGGATGGTGGCGCGGGTCAGCGACGCCCAGTCCATGTTGGCGCCGTTGCAGCAGGCCCAGCGCCGCGCCTGGGGGCAGGTGGCGGTGGCCGCGGGCGGCGTCTGCCTGCTGGCCACGCTGTTCATGCTGTGGCTGGCGCGGCCGTTGACGCTGCTGCGCCTGCGCGTACGGGCGGCGCTGGAGGCCGACGAGCGCTCGGCCTCGACCGCCGAGGGGGCTGACGAACCCTGGCCCCGCTCCAGCGGTGAAGTGGACGATGTGGTGCGCGTGTGCACCCGGTTGCTGGAGGGCCGGCGCAAGTCCCAGCGCGGCGCGGACACCCTGGTGCGCCAGCTGCAGGCGGTGCTTGAGCATGTGCCGCTGGGCATTGCGGTCACGCGTGCCGAGCAGGTGGAGGTGGTGAGCCAGCAGGTTTGCCGCCTGCTGGGTCATGCGCCACAGGAGTTGCAGGGGCGCAACCTGATCGACCTGCTGGCCCCGCATGAGGATGGGCTGGATACGGCCCAGCAGGTGCATGAGGCGTTTGCCGCGCATGGCGCGTTTGACGGTGAACTGCCCCTGCTGCGCAAGGACGGCAGCGTCTTGTGGGGCCATGTGCGAGGCCAGCTGGTGCAGCCCGGCGAGCCCGGGCGCGGCGTGGTCTGGACCGTGCAGGATTGCACCGCCGAGCGTGAGGCGCGCGCGCAGCAGGCCTGGGAGAGCAGCCACGATGCGCTGACCCAGCTGCTCGACCATGGCGAGTTCGAGCGCCGCCTTCGGGTGCTGCTGGCCGAGCGGGCCCAGCGCGCGGCGCAACCGGGCGCGCTGGCGCCGGAGCAGGGCGTGCTGCTGTTCATGGACGTGGATCATTTCACCGTGGTCAATGATCTGGCGGGCCGGGCCGTGGCTGACGATGTGCTGCGCCGCCTGGCACGCCTGCTGGAGGCCGAGGTCCAGCGCAGTGGCTGGGCGGCGCGCCTGGGTGGTGATGAATTCGCCGTGCTGCTGCCCGCCAGCAGCCTGGCCAATGGCCAGGCCGTGGCCGAGCGTTTGCGTGCCACGGTGCGGGCCTGGGAGCCCGCCTACCAGGGGCGCAGCTTCACGCTGGGCCTGAGCATAGGCCTGGTGCCGCTGGCGCCGGGGCTGCGCGACGCGGCCGCCGTGCTGCACGCGGCCGACATGGCCTGCTACGAGGCCCAGTGTGCCGGGCGCAACCGCGTCCACCTGGGAGCGGTGCGCGTTCGCGCGTGA
- a CDS encoding Crp/Fnr family transcriptional regulator produces MFPIPSSDQSVQIEVATAGEVLRQRHQQPASVLYLDSGRVLLGVREDGVLRHQLGVIEGPFWLDAATALLDQPCAVDMVADTRVQLRRVPLEDFKRSFDDLPEPAQALLRDMATGYCQQTELAVSRLAQDAEARCAQWLLRHAHNAEDGGLRVTLHQRKRLIAAQLGIAPETLSRVLRHLREHGLITGTGNVLNLPQPRALQMVAGF; encoded by the coding sequence ATGTTCCCCATTCCGTCCTCAGACCAGTCCGTGCAGATCGAGGTGGCCACCGCGGGCGAAGTGCTGCGTCAGCGCCACCAGCAACCCGCCTCCGTGCTCTACCTGGACAGTGGCCGAGTGCTGCTGGGCGTGCGCGAGGACGGCGTGTTGCGCCACCAGCTCGGCGTGATCGAAGGGCCGTTCTGGCTCGACGCCGCCACGGCCCTGCTGGACCAGCCCTGCGCCGTGGACATGGTGGCCGACACGCGCGTGCAGTTGCGCCGCGTGCCGCTGGAGGACTTCAAGCGCAGCTTTGACGATCTGCCCGAGCCGGCGCAGGCCCTGCTGCGCGACATGGCCACCGGCTATTGCCAGCAAACCGAGCTGGCCGTCAGCCGCCTGGCGCAGGACGCCGAGGCGCGCTGCGCCCAATGGTTGCTGCGCCACGCGCACAACGCCGAGGATGGCGGCCTGCGCGTCACCCTGCACCAGCGCAAGCGTCTGATCGCCGCGCAACTGGGCATCGCGCCCGAGACCCTGTCGCGTGTGCTGCGCCACCTGCGCGAGCATGGCTTGATCACCGGCACCGGCAATGTACTGAACCTGCCGCAGCCACGCGCGCTGCAGATGGTGGCGGGGTTTTAA
- a CDS encoding porin has translation MNHKLIALATAALCAAGAHAQSSVQVTGLMDVYAGSMKMAGDAKRKSVVDSGGMTTSWFGFKGTEDLGGGLKASFQLTSFIQVDDGTQGRFPKDTFFSRDANVSLSGGFGSVLLGRWMAPNFLPSVIGNPLGDSFEFSPLILHKNVPLFNASNWKATTPSDTGWSNQIVYSTPNIGGFKANLQYQFGEQPGDNGKKNIGANFFYFGGPLTVTGYYERDQISNPAVPNTYLGTTKKDWMLAAAYDFKAVKPYLSYGQTKADNSPDKAKTLQLGASAPLGGGSLLASWAKTELSASNLDRKTLTVGYDYYLSKRTDVYAMFMNDRITSQPTGNSFGVGIRHRF, from the coding sequence ATGAACCACAAGCTGATTGCCCTTGCCACCGCCGCGCTGTGCGCCGCCGGCGCCCACGCCCAATCCTCCGTCCAGGTCACCGGCCTGATGGATGTGTATGCCGGCTCCATGAAGATGGCCGGCGACGCCAAGCGCAAGTCGGTCGTCGACAGCGGCGGCATGACCACCTCGTGGTTCGGCTTCAAGGGCACGGAAGACCTGGGCGGCGGCCTCAAGGCCAGCTTCCAGCTGACCTCGTTCATCCAGGTCGATGACGGTACCCAGGGGCGCTTTCCGAAGGACACCTTTTTCTCGCGCGACGCCAACGTCAGCCTGTCGGGCGGTTTTGGCTCGGTGCTGCTGGGCCGCTGGATGGCGCCCAACTTCCTGCCCTCGGTCATCGGCAATCCGCTGGGCGACTCGTTCGAGTTCTCACCACTGATCCTGCACAAGAACGTGCCGCTGTTCAACGCCTCGAACTGGAAGGCCACCACGCCGTCCGACACCGGCTGGAGCAACCAGATCGTCTACAGCACGCCCAACATCGGCGGCTTCAAGGCCAACCTGCAATACCAGTTTGGCGAGCAGCCGGGCGACAACGGCAAGAAGAACATTGGCGCCAACTTCTTCTACTTTGGCGGCCCCCTGACGGTGACGGGCTATTACGAACGCGACCAGATCAGCAACCCCGCGGTTCCCAACACCTACCTGGGCACGACCAAGAAGGACTGGATGCTGGCCGCCGCCTATGACTTCAAGGCGGTCAAGCCCTACCTGAGCTATGGCCAGACCAAGGCCGACAACAGCCCGGACAAGGCCAAGACGCTGCAGCTTGGCGCATCCGCACCGCTGGGCGGCGGCAGCCTGCTGGCGTCCTGGGCCAAGACCGAGCTGTCGGCCTCCAACCTGGATCGCAAGACCTTGACCGTGGGCTACGACTACTACCTGTCCAAGCGCACCGACGTGTACGCCATGTTCATGAACGACCGCATCACCAGCCAACCGACAGGCAACAGCTTCGGCGTGGGCATACGCCACCGCTTCTGA
- a CDS encoding HIT family protein, with translation MPMFVDTSPPGQCIFCRLVQGSIPAAKVYEDALTIAFMDIGQVTPGHVLVATRRHAATLLDATPEEAAAVMQTAHRVARAIQASFDPPGLTLLQANGILGWQTVAHFHMHVVPRHEGDGLGLTWPRQEPPAQTLAGYAERLRAAL, from the coding sequence ATGCCCATGTTTGTCGATACCTCACCACCCGGCCAGTGCATCTTTTGCCGACTGGTGCAGGGCAGCATCCCCGCCGCCAAGGTGTACGAGGACGCGCTGACCATCGCCTTCATGGACATCGGCCAGGTCACACCGGGCCATGTGCTCGTGGCCACCCGGCGTCACGCGGCCACGCTGCTGGACGCCACACCCGAAGAGGCCGCCGCCGTGATGCAGACCGCGCACCGCGTGGCGCGCGCCATACAGGCCAGCTTCGACCCGCCGGGCCTGACCCTGCTGCAGGCCAATGGCATACTGGGCTGGCAGACCGTGGCCCACTTTCACATGCATGTGGTGCCGCGCCACGAGGGCGATGGCCTGGGCCTGACCTGGCCGCGCCAGGAGCCGCCGGCCCAGACGCTGGCCGGCTACGCCGAACGCCTGCGCGCGGCGCTGTGA